A genomic region of Camelus ferus isolate YT-003-E chromosome 35, BCGSAC_Cfer_1.0, whole genome shotgun sequence contains the following coding sequences:
- the LOC102512880 gene encoding LOW QUALITY PROTEIN: obg-like ATPase 1 (The sequence of the model RefSeq protein was modified relative to this genomic sequence to represent the inferred CDS: inserted 3 bases in 2 codons): MPPKKGSDGIKPPPIIGRFGTSLKIGIVGLPNVGKSTFFNVLTNSQASAESFPFCTIDLNESRVPVPDESSDFLCQYHKPASKIPAFLHVVDIAGLVKGAHNGXGLGNAFLSHISACDGIFHLTRAFEDDDMRHVEGSVDPIRDTEMIHEELQLKDEGMIWPIIDKLEKVAVRGGDKKLKPEYDITCKVKSWVIDQKKPVCFYRDHKDXEIEVLNKHLFLTSKPMVSFINLSEKDYIRKKNKWLIKIKEWVDKYDPGALVIPFSGALELKLQELSAEERQKYLEANMTQSALPKIIKAGLAALQLEYFFNADPDEVRAWTIRKGTKAPQAAGTIHTDFEKGFIMADVTKYEDFKEEVSENAVKAAGKYRQQGRNYIVEDGDIIFFKFNTPQQPKKK; this comes from the exons ATGCCTCCCAAAAAGGGAAGTGATGGAATTAAACCACCTCCAATCATTGGACGATTTGGAACCTCCTTGAAAATTGGTATTGTTGGATTGCCAAATGTTGGTAAATCTACCTTCTTCAATGTATTAACCAATAGTCAAGCTTCAGCAGAAAGCTTCCCATTCTGCACTATTGATCTGAATGAGAGCAGAGTACCTGTGCCCGATGAAAGTTCTGACTTTCTTTGCCAGTACCACAAGCCAGCAAGCAAAATTCCTGCCTTTCTACATGTAGTGGATATTGCTGGTCTCGTGAAAGGAGCTCACAATG AAGGCCTGGGAAACGCCTTCTTGTCACATATTAGTGCCTGTGATGGAATCTTTCATCTAACACGTGCTTTTGAAGATGATGATATGAGGCATGTTGAAGGAAGTGTAGATCCTATTCGAGATACAGAAATGATACACGAAGAACTTCAGCTTAAAGATGAGGGAATGATTTGGCCCATTATAGATAAACTAGAAAAAGTGGCTGTGAGAGGAGGAGATAAAAAACTAAAACCTGAATATGACATAACGTGCAAAGTCAAATCCTGGGTTATAGATCAAAAGAAACCTGTTTGCTTCTATCGTGATCACAAGGA AGAGATTGAAGTGTTGAATAAACACTTATTTCTGACTTCAAAACCAATGGTCTCCTTCATTAATCTTTCTGAAAAAGActacattagaaagaaaaacaaatggttgataaaaattaaagagtgGGTGGACAAGTATGACCCAGGTGCCTTGGTCATTCCTTTTAGTGGGGCCTTGGAACTCAAGTTGCAAGAATTGAGTGCTGAGGAGAGACAGAAGTATCTGGAAGCGAACATGACACAAAGCGCTTTGCCAAAGATCATTAAGGCTGGGCTTGCAGCACTCCAACTAGAATACTTTTTCAATGCAGACCCAGATGAAGTGCGTGCATGGACCATCAGGAAAGGGACGAAGGCTCCTCAAGCTGCAGGAACGATTCACACAGATTTTGAAAAAGGATTCATTATGGCTGATGTAACAAAATATGAAGATTTTAAAGAGGAAGTTTCTGAAAACGCGGTCAAGGCTGCTGGAAAGTACAGACAACAAGGCAGAAATTACATTGTTGAAGATGGAGATATTATCTTCTTCAAATTTAATACACCTCAGCAAccgaagaagaaataa